In Candidatus Contubernalis alkalaceticus, the following proteins share a genomic window:
- a CDS encoding transketolase C-terminal domain-containing protein, whose translation MAKRVGMEVSIAAAEAVKQADVDVVAAYPITPQTHIVEKLSEFVANGQLDAEYVTVESEHSAMSVAIGSQASGARTFTSTSSQGLALMSELVPIASALRLPMVMLLVNRSLSGPLSIWNDHSDVMSIRDSGCIQLFVKNGQEVYDHVFIAYRIAEKHNVLLPVIINMDGFILSHTFESVELMEDHELKGYIPPYVPAATLHPDKPLTMGAYATPALYTEAKKAHDEVLKASQPAIVEAWEAWTRLTGRHYHPVEELYCQDADTILVSMGSLSETAAEAVKLMRKQGQKVGLLELRMWRPFPFEEFSRAAAGAKKLVVMDRAVSSGGPGGPVASEIRSALYGIKNPPQVDSYIIGLGGRNVTIEDYVQMIKGKKTDCIPGIYPGSGSNYEIFGARG comes from the coding sequence ATGGCAAAACGCGTTGGAATGGAAGTATCCATTGCCGCGGCAGAAGCGGTAAAGCAGGCTGATGTGGATGTAGTCGCAGCTTATCCCATTACACCTCAGACGCATATTGTAGAAAAATTATCAGAATTCGTAGCCAACGGCCAGTTGGATGCAGAATATGTCACCGTTGAATCGGAACATTCCGCCATGAGCGTAGCCATAGGTAGCCAGGCCTCAGGAGCCCGAACCTTTACCTCAACCAGCTCTCAAGGACTGGCTCTGATGAGCGAACTGGTTCCCATAGCTTCTGCACTAAGACTGCCCATGGTCATGCTTTTGGTCAACCGTTCCCTCTCCGGGCCCCTCTCTATCTGGAACGACCACAGCGACGTAATGTCCATCAGGGACAGCGGGTGCATTCAACTGTTTGTTAAAAACGGCCAGGAGGTTTATGACCACGTATTTATCGCCTACCGGATTGCAGAAAAGCATAATGTCCTGCTGCCGGTAATCATCAATATGGACGGGTTCATTCTTTCCCATACCTTTGAATCCGTGGAATTGATGGAGGACCATGAACTAAAAGGGTATATCCCTCCCTATGTACCTGCAGCTACCCTCCATCCCGACAAACCCTTAACCATGGGGGCTTATGCCACCCCGGCATTGTATACGGAGGCTAAAAAAGCTCATGATGAGGTTTTAAAAGCTTCCCAACCTGCTATTGTGGAGGCCTGGGAGGCCTGGACACGACTCACCGGACGCCATTACCATCCGGTGGAAGAACTCTACTGTCAGGATGCGGATACGATATTAGTCAGCATGGGAAGCCTCAGCGAAACTGCTGCGGAGGCTGTTAAATTAATGCGTAAGCAGGGACAAAAAGTTGGACTTTTAGAACTCAGGATGTGGCGCCCGTTCCCCTTTGAAGAGTTTTCCCGGGCAGCTGCCGGAGCGAAAAAACTGGTAGTCATGGACCGGGCCGTTTCCTCTGGAGGGCCCGGAGGTCCAGTGGCATCAGAAATCCGTTCCGCCCTATACGGCATAAAAAACCCTCCCCAGGTAGACAGCTATATCATCGGCCTGGGAGGCAGAAACGTCACCATAGAGGACTATGTCCAAATGATTAAAGGGAAAAAGACAGATTGTATTCCGGGAATATACCCGGGTTCAGGTTCAAATTATGAAATCTTCGGAGCCAGGGGATAA
- a CDS encoding 4Fe-4S binding protein produces MAPGLVVPPGSSKNNLTGDWRSSLPVMMKERCIQCGLCWAFCPDAAQKQDSEGYFFVDLDYCKGCGICAKECPTGAIHMEKELEL; encoded by the coding sequence TTGGCCCCAGGCCTTGTAGTCCCTCCCGGCAGTTCTAAAAATAACCTTACCGGCGACTGGAGGTCCTCTCTTCCGGTGATGATGAAAGAACGATGTATTCAGTGCGGACTCTGCTGGGCCTTCTGCCCCGATGCTGCACAGAAACAAGACTCTGAGGGTTATTTCTTTGTAGACTTAGACTATTGTAAAGGTTGTGGCATTTGCGCCAAAGAATGTCCCACAGGTGCAATTCATATGGAAAAGGAGCTTGAACTGTAA
- a CDS encoding spermidine synthase — protein sequence MLLKNIWRRLPQCFKKPAYWIKGWREQGRIVYKKESSYSYIQVIDKKGYRYLVFKDPSCPLHLQRPEDIYQSRMSLDDTLDTGVPYADYFHLAWIFNPQIKDIIMIGLGGAAVPKVFLKDYPEIFFRTVEIDPEVVNIAYKYFFLSQDDRHKIIIGDGREYIKNTVDPADLVLLDAFYSRTIPHHLFTVEFFQEIKNKLNEEGLLAINFNGSLAGTNSFLFSSVLKSLRTIFQQIYVFASRKNSPNSMQNIIIFACKNLQNLGRPEIIDLARGLAEEKVTVSGFIFKARQLYEGPVELEEAELIRDALSPPGGMINLYNSRIGKLIPETGEG from the coding sequence TTGCTCCTTAAAAATATCTGGAGACGGCTGCCACAATGTTTTAAAAAACCGGCCTACTGGATTAAAGGCTGGCGGGAACAAGGGCGGATTGTGTACAAGAAAGAAAGTAGTTACAGTTATATACAGGTGATCGATAAGAAAGGGTATCGGTATCTTGTTTTTAAAGATCCCTCCTGTCCTCTTCATCTTCAACGGCCGGAGGACATTTATCAGAGCCGTATGTCTCTTGATGACACTCTTGATACTGGGGTTCCTTATGCAGATTATTTTCATTTAGCCTGGATTTTTAATCCTCAGATTAAAGATATTATTATGATTGGGTTGGGGGGGGCAGCAGTTCCCAAGGTTTTTTTAAAAGACTATCCGGAAATATTTTTTAGAACCGTGGAAATAGATCCAGAAGTGGTGAATATAGCTTATAAGTATTTTTTTCTTTCCCAAGATGACCGGCATAAAATAATCATTGGAGATGGTAGGGAGTACATAAAAAATACTGTGGACCCTGCAGATTTGGTTCTGCTGGATGCATTTTATTCCCGTACAATACCTCACCATCTGTTTACGGTAGAATTTTTTCAAGAAATTAAAAACAAACTGAATGAAGAGGGACTTCTTGCTATCAATTTTAATGGTTCCCTGGCCGGTACAAACAGTTTTCTTTTTTCTTCGGTTTTGAAAAGTTTAAGGACTATTTTTCAACAGATATATGTTTTTGCCAGCCGTAAAAATTCCCCAAACAGTATGCAGAATATTATCATTTTTGCATGTAAGAATTTACAAAACCTTGGGAGGCCTGAAATTATTGATTTGGCAAGAGGTTTAGCTGAAGAAAAAGTAACCGTGTCAGGTTTTATTTTTAAAGCCAGGCAGCTTTATGAAGGTCCTGTTGAACTGGAAGAAGCGGAATTGATTCGAGATGCTTTAAGCCCTCCGGGAGGGATGATAAATTTGTATAATAGTAGAATCGGAAAATTAATACCTGAAACGGGAGAAGGATGA
- a CDS encoding lipid II:glycine glycyltransferase FemX translates to MTLPLETKLLHDKEHYWMRQVTADEKMDFQRFLENSELGNIFQTFEWAQLKEMGGWQPFHFLLESRGKALGAVSLLKRRAGGLSFFYSPRGPVLDYRNPDVLALFSRGIKPIAQREKAAFWRIDPELPGDFVTDAFQRANFQRVPMTNNFGGIQPKWVWRIPLQKTSGEQWKLLKKSCRRQIKKAEKNGVEVRWGGREHLSEFYGLLQATASRNGFLLRGQKYYENLWRLLYPTGNLLLSMAYLEGEPVSTALAVVFRRGVWDLYAGSSRVGMDSGASYLITWQLISSAVQKGLGFYDLGGIINQAQAEGSLNGLKIFKSRFGGKEIEFLGEYDLVFNSSAYRFWNWGQKGYNFLKRCRIFLQI, encoded by the coding sequence ATGACCTTACCTTTGGAAACTAAGCTGCTGCACGATAAAGAGCATTATTGGATGCGGCAAGTAACCGCTGATGAAAAGATGGATTTTCAACGATTTTTAGAAAATTCGGAGTTAGGAAATATATTCCAAACTTTTGAATGGGCTCAACTAAAGGAAATGGGGGGGTGGCAGCCCTTCCATTTCTTATTGGAAAGCAGAGGGAAAGCTTTAGGAGCGGTGTCCCTTCTGAAGCGGAGAGCTGGAGGCCTGTCATTTTTTTATTCTCCCCGGGGCCCGGTTCTAGACTATAGAAATCCTGATGTTCTTGCTCTTTTCTCTCGGGGCATTAAACCCATAGCTCAACGGGAGAAGGCTGCTTTCTGGCGGATCGACCCTGAACTTCCGGGAGATTTTGTAACAGACGCTTTTCAAAGGGCTAATTTTCAACGGGTTCCAATGACCAATAACTTTGGGGGAATACAGCCCAAATGGGTTTGGCGGATCCCGTTACAAAAAACCTCAGGGGAGCAGTGGAAACTATTAAAAAAAAGCTGCAGGCGTCAGATAAAAAAGGCTGAAAAAAATGGGGTGGAAGTAAGATGGGGGGGGAGGGAACATTTATCTGAGTTTTATGGTTTACTTCAGGCTACCGCCAGCCGAAATGGTTTTTTACTTCGGGGCCAAAAATATTATGAGAATCTTTGGAGGCTTCTGTATCCTACAGGTAATCTTTTACTCTCCATGGCATACCTGGAGGGAGAACCGGTGTCAACGGCATTGGCAGTAGTATTCCGTCGGGGGGTTTGGGACCTTTACGCAGGCAGCAGTAGGGTCGGTATGGATTCAGGTGCTTCTTACTTGATAACATGGCAGCTGATATCCTCGGCAGTTCAAAAGGGACTGGGTTTTTATGACCTGGGGGGTATTATAAACCAGGCCCAAGCAGAAGGTTCTCTTAATGGCTTAAAAATATTTAAAAGCCGTTTTGGGGGCAAGGAGATAGAATTTTTGGGAGAGTACGACCTGGTTTTTAATTCTTCAGCTTATAGATTTTGGAACTGGGGTCAAAAAGGTTACAATTTTTTGAAGCGTTGTCGAATATTTTTACAGATTTAA
- a CDS encoding UDP-N-acetylmuramoyl-L-alanyl-D-glutamate--2,6-diaminopimelate ligase, which translates to MRVREIVNEVKPVKVLGYKDIEVTDITNHSARVKPGALFICVSGYTEDGHLYAEQAVKKGAAAVITERKLNLPVTQLLVKDSRLAQALAVQKYFHYPSSRLNLVGITGTNGKTTISYLTEAIFRQAGHKTGLIGTINYKIHDLILPAVNTTPDSIDLGRLFCQMLEQKIDTAVLEVSSHALEMHRVTGCDFNVSVFSNLTRDHFDLHQNLSNYVNAKKKLFQYQSRWGHDSTEQRYAVINIDDPHSSSMLAAVPQKVKVITYGFNPWARIRVEGFFLNDIGSVFKVSLGGKIFTVELKLPGLFNIYNALASLSVGLCYDFDFEIMIKALSEVQGIPGRFQSIECGQDFRVIVDFAHNPDALLKLLTFDGGNNLTKKILVFGCEGGKDQGKRKLMGVIAARNADYCIITCDNVNHEDPIKIAGEIEEGILEGGMNSTCYRIILDRQKAIEYALELACSGDIVIIAGKGHETKQVIAGQEIPFCDQEVVKDLLTTTHWV; encoded by the coding sequence ATGAGGGTAAGGGAAATTGTTAATGAAGTTAAACCGGTAAAAGTCCTTGGTTACAAGGACATTGAAGTGACTGATATAACCAACCATTCCGCCCGGGTTAAGCCGGGGGCTTTATTTATTTGCGTATCCGGATACACAGAGGATGGACATTTGTATGCAGAACAGGCGGTTAAAAAAGGTGCAGCCGCCGTAATTACGGAGAGAAAACTTAATCTTCCGGTTACTCAGCTGCTGGTTAAAGATTCCCGTTTAGCCCAGGCTTTAGCTGTGCAGAAGTATTTTCATTATCCTTCCAGCCGGTTAAATCTGGTAGGGATTACCGGCACCAACGGGAAGACTACTATTTCTTATTTAACCGAAGCTATTTTTCGCCAGGCCGGGCATAAGACTGGACTAATCGGGACCATAAATTATAAGATTCATGACCTTATACTTCCAGCAGTAAACACTACTCCCGATTCTATTGACCTGGGAAGGCTTTTCTGTCAGATGTTGGAGCAGAAAATAGATACTGCTGTTTTAGAGGTTTCATCTCATGCACTGGAAATGCACAGGGTAACCGGTTGTGATTTTAATGTTTCGGTATTCTCAAATCTTACTCGGGATCATTTTGATTTACATCAAAATCTCAGCAATTATGTTAATGCGAAGAAAAAACTTTTTCAGTATCAGTCAAGATGGGGGCATGACTCCACAGAACAGCGTTATGCGGTAATTAACATTGATGATCCTCACAGTTCTTCTATGCTGGCGGCGGTTCCCCAAAAAGTCAAAGTTATTACCTATGGGTTTAATCCCTGGGCCCGGATACGGGTAGAGGGCTTCTTTTTAAATGACATTGGGTCAGTTTTCAAGGTAAGCCTGGGGGGCAAAATATTTACTGTTGAGCTTAAGCTTCCCGGACTGTTTAATATCTATAATGCTCTGGCCTCCTTATCTGTAGGTTTGTGCTATGATTTTGATTTTGAAATTATGATTAAAGCCCTCTCAGAGGTACAGGGCATCCCAGGCCGTTTCCAGTCAATAGAGTGTGGGCAGGATTTTCGGGTAATTGTGGATTTTGCTCACAATCCTGATGCTCTTTTAAAGTTATTAACTTTTGATGGAGGTAATAACCTTACCAAAAAAATATTAGTATTTGGGTGTGAAGGTGGCAAAGATCAGGGAAAACGAAAATTAATGGGTGTTATTGCTGCCCGGAATGCAGATTACTGCATAATTACCTGTGACAATGTGAACCACGAAGATCCTATAAAAATAGCAGGGGAAATTGAGGAAGGTATTTTGGAGGGGGGGATGAACTCAACTTGTTATCGAATCATTTTAGATCGCCAAAAAGCTATAGAATATGCTTTAGAGTTGGCTTGTTCCGGGGATATCGTTATTATAGCAGGAAAAGGCCACGAGACTAAACAGGTAATTGCCGGTCAGGAGATTCCTTTTTGTGATCAGGAGGTGGTTAAAGATTTGTTAACTACTACTCATTGGGTTTAA
- a CDS encoding TRAP transporter substrate-binding protein codes for MRKNIIWRISMLLIIVLLVSVVGCSADDSQPQVVEDGDRIDLTLNLAHFFPATHPAETELVQGWAAAIEEATDGQIKVISYPQGTLLAAEAIYDGVVSEIAHIGVSCFSYTRGRFPLLEAFELPVIVYNNSRVASKVAWEGIQELNPDEVQDTKLMMVLATGPGDLFTKTPVRTLEDLQGMEIRATGLSAKTLEVLGATPVAMSQAEAYESLQRGVVQGNLSPLEVLQGWKHAEVTDYLTLTPFLYNTLFFMTMNQDTWDSIPPHLQEAIEEVNEKFFEEVAMSLWDVQNESGLKYAVEEEGLEVITLSDEETARWKQKAEPVLEDFLKEMEEKGLSGSEALEIVKRLADQYNEVYK; via the coding sequence TTGCGGAAGAATATAATATGGCGCATCAGTATGCTTTTGATTATTGTTTTATTAGTTTCGGTTGTGGGCTGTTCTGCTGATGATTCACAGCCTCAGGTAGTTGAAGATGGGGATCGAATAGATCTTACTTTAAATCTGGCTCACTTTTTCCCTGCCACTCATCCGGCAGAGACAGAGTTAGTACAGGGTTGGGCCGCTGCCATTGAGGAGGCCACCGACGGGCAAATAAAGGTTATCAGCTATCCGCAGGGAACCCTTTTGGCTGCAGAAGCCATTTATGACGGGGTAGTTAGTGAAATTGCACATATCGGGGTCTCTTGCTTTTCTTATACAAGAGGTCGTTTTCCCCTGCTGGAGGCCTTTGAACTTCCGGTAATCGTGTATAACAATTCAAGAGTTGCCAGCAAAGTGGCCTGGGAGGGAATTCAGGAACTAAACCCCGACGAAGTACAGGATACTAAGCTGATGATGGTACTGGCCACCGGACCGGGAGATTTGTTTACCAAGACGCCGGTTCGTACATTAGAGGATCTTCAGGGAATGGAGATTCGGGCTACCGGTTTAAGTGCTAAGACGTTAGAGGTTTTGGGGGCTACTCCCGTAGCCATGTCCCAGGCTGAAGCTTATGAGTCATTGCAAAGAGGTGTGGTGCAGGGAAATCTTTCACCCCTGGAAGTGCTGCAGGGATGGAAACATGCAGAGGTTACCGATTATTTGACACTGACTCCATTTTTGTACAACACTCTGTTCTTCATGACCATGAATCAGGATACATGGGATTCTATACCTCCCCATCTGCAGGAGGCTATTGAAGAAGTCAACGAAAAGTTCTTTGAAGAGGTAGCCATGAGCCTTTGGGATGTACAGAATGAATCTGGCCTAAAATATGCTGTGGAAGAGGAAGGGCTGGAGGTCATTACTCTTTCTGATGAGGAGACTGCCCGTTGGAAACAGAAGGCGGAACCTGTGCTGGAGGACTTTCTAAAGGAGATGGAGGAAAAGGGCCTGTCAGGCAGCGAGGCACTGGAGATTGTGAAGAGGCTGGCGGATCAATATAACGAAGTTTATAAGTAG
- a CDS encoding TRAP transporter small permease: protein MFTGPVYDRPVSCALYITKKGFYQMEHFSGFVTKLSSFLDKIAGLVLVSVMFLVVANVILRELFKSPILGTYEYVGFFTASLIGLAIAYCALKDFHISVGFMLEKLSPGIQQLVEVFIGFISFIFLLFSSWHIMDYAGSMIASGEVSPTTRTPFYPFIYVVAVGFVALCLVVLLKLTESIRKVVKEWNQ, encoded by the coding sequence TTGTTTACCGGGCCGGTCTATGACCGGCCCGTATCCTGTGCCCTTTATATAACGAAGAAAGGATTTTACCAAATGGAGCATTTCAGCGGTTTTGTGACAAAGCTCAGCAGTTTTTTGGATAAGATTGCCGGGTTGGTACTGGTTTCAGTTATGTTTCTGGTGGTAGCTAATGTAATTCTAAGAGAATTATTCAAAAGTCCTATATTGGGCACCTATGAGTATGTGGGTTTTTTCACGGCTTCTTTAATTGGACTGGCTATAGCTTACTGTGCTTTGAAGGATTTTCACATTTCTGTAGGATTTATGTTGGAAAAATTATCACCAGGCATTCAACAGTTAGTGGAAGTATTTATAGGATTTATTTCTTTTATTTTTTTATTATTTTCCTCCTGGCACATCATGGATTACGCTGGAAGCATGATTGCCAGTGGAGAAGTGTCCCCTACTACCAGAACTCCTTTTTATCCCTTTATTTACGTGGTGGCCGTTGGTTTTGTGGCCTTGTGTCTGGTGGTCCTTCTAAAATTGACAGAATCTATAAGAAAGGTAGTTAAGGAATGGAACCAATAA
- a CDS encoding TRAP transporter large permease, translating into MEPITIGLIGILAFFVLLILKMPISYAMSLVGFVGLGYLVSPSAAFRVVAKDIYSTFASYSLSVIPMFVFMGFLAFHSGIGSRLYAFAYKMVGHLSGGLAIATQATCALFGAVCGSNTATAATIGAIALPEMKKYNYDPSLSTASVAAGGALGVLIPPSVIFIIYGISTEQSIGQLFIAGIIPGLMLMCLYMLTIFLLALRNPQLAPVGPRFSWSERFGALKGGLWEVMVIFLISLGGLFKGWFTPTEAGAVGAFGVLALTVLSRKLKLEGFQKALADSTRTTAMIMLLVAGAVIFGRFMAMSRIPFELASWAGALPLPPSLVMAIILLIYLVLGFFIDALALILLTIPIFYPVAVTTLGYDPLWFGVIIVMVVAMGVITPPVGMNVYIIKGVAKDVPLEVIFKGIWPFLLALIICIALLIIFPSLATFLPGFI; encoded by the coding sequence ATGGAACCAATAACTATAGGATTAATTGGAATATTGGCTTTTTTTGTACTTTTGATATTAAAGATGCCCATTTCTTATGCTATGTCCCTGGTAGGATTTGTGGGGTTGGGATATCTGGTCTCTCCTTCGGCAGCATTTCGAGTGGTGGCCAAAGATATCTATTCCACCTTTGCTTCTTATTCTCTGAGTGTTATACCTATGTTTGTTTTTATGGGTTTTCTGGCTTTTCACTCAGGTATTGGGTCCAGGCTTTATGCATTCGCTTATAAAATGGTAGGACACCTGTCCGGGGGATTGGCCATAGCTACCCAGGCAACCTGTGCTCTTTTTGGTGCGGTGTGTGGTTCCAATACGGCAACTGCCGCTACCATTGGGGCAATAGCCTTACCAGAAATGAAAAAATATAATTATGATCCTTCTCTGTCCACTGCCAGCGTGGCCGCTGGTGGGGCCCTGGGGGTATTAATTCCTCCCAGCGTAATCTTTATTATCTATGGAATATCTACGGAACAGTCCATCGGTCAGCTTTTTATTGCTGGTATCATCCCCGGTCTTATGCTGATGTGTTTGTATATGCTGACCATTTTCCTGCTGGCCCTTCGAAATCCCCAGCTGGCCCCTGTCGGTCCTCGGTTTAGCTGGAGTGAAAGGTTTGGTGCTCTTAAGGGGGGCTTGTGGGAGGTTATGGTAATATTTTTAATTTCTTTGGGGGGCCTCTTTAAAGGATGGTTTACTCCCACGGAAGCGGGGGCGGTAGGAGCTTTTGGTGTATTGGCCCTTACTGTTCTGAGCAGAAAATTAAAGCTCGAGGGCTTTCAAAAAGCATTGGCTGATTCTACCCGCACCACTGCTATGATTATGCTGCTGGTGGCTGGAGCTGTTATTTTTGGTCGTTTTATGGCCATGAGCAGGATCCCCTTTGAACTGGCCAGTTGGGCCGGAGCATTACCTCTGCCCCCTTCATTGGTAATGGCTATCATTTTACTGATATACCTGGTGTTGGGATTTTTTATTGATGCTCTGGCTTTGATATTGTTGACTATCCCCATCTTCTATCCGGTAGCGGTAACCACCCTGGGGTATGACCCACTGTGGTTTGGGGTGATTATTGTAATGGTAGTGGCCATGGGTGTTATTACTCCGCCGGTGGGGATGAATGTTTATATAATCAAGGGGGTTGCCAAGGATGTTCCCCTGGAGGTTATTTTTAAGGGGATTTGGCCTTTCCTTTTGGCTTTAATTATATGTATTGCCCTATTGATTATCTTTCCATCTCTAGCCACCTTTCTTCCTGGTTTTATATAA
- a CDS encoding ABC transporter permease, which translates to MNIMVIVWDGIQRRKIRSALSILGIAIAAAALFSMLSLRENYELGMRSELDFMGSQVVAVAKGCPYEAVAVIMSGSQVSATLPEEVVEQIRSLPNIKVVSPGLHGTYRYEDSSLPLLGVTSEELELKPGWIIEGRFPEQFGEAVLGSGMVDFYARRGEENDFWRWWSPCCFGLSPEWDVESPGKEMALGETLQVSVAGEPLTLTVVGILEKTGSKDDFSTFTTMETVQKLLHLEDRVAMVNIQVEDTGLIPETIENVQAIPDVQAVTSAQVMGTLQNLIETGQNMFFMVMLVALFVGGLGTMNIMLMSVFERTREIGMMKAVGASGSKIFQMFILEGVLICLAGGILGAAAGWVISLMGNFILDQFVSVVPSHWTAQVSWYILGVSIGFPLLVGVLAALYPAIRASSLDPMEALRSQ; encoded by the coding sequence ATGAACATTATGGTAATTGTGTGGGACGGTATACAAAGGCGAAAAATTCGTTCTGCTTTATCTATTTTGGGTATAGCCATAGCTGCAGCAGCTCTATTTAGCATGTTGTCTCTACGGGAAAATTATGAATTGGGGATGAGATCGGAACTGGATTTCATGGGTTCTCAGGTAGTGGCGGTAGCCAAAGGTTGTCCTTACGAAGCAGTAGCGGTAATTATGAGCGGCAGTCAGGTTTCAGCTACCCTACCGGAAGAAGTGGTAGAACAGATACGCAGTCTTCCTAATATTAAAGTTGTATCTCCCGGCCTTCATGGTACTTACCGGTATGAGGATTCTTCTCTCCCTCTATTGGGAGTTACTTCAGAGGAACTGGAGTTAAAACCCGGGTGGATTATAGAGGGACGATTTCCTGAACAATTTGGAGAAGCAGTTTTGGGCAGCGGGATGGTGGATTTTTATGCCCGTAGAGGGGAGGAAAATGATTTTTGGAGATGGTGGTCCCCCTGCTGTTTTGGTTTATCTCCTGAATGGGATGTTGAATCTCCTGGAAAGGAAATGGCCTTAGGGGAAACCCTGCAGGTTTCGGTGGCAGGAGAACCGTTGACACTAACGGTAGTAGGTATTTTAGAAAAAACCGGATCTAAAGACGATTTTTCTACATTCACTACCATGGAGACAGTCCAAAAGCTTTTACATTTAGAGGATCGTGTGGCTATGGTAAATATCCAGGTGGAGGATACAGGTTTGATTCCTGAGACCATTGAGAATGTGCAGGCTATTCCTGATGTGCAGGCGGTAACCTCCGCACAGGTAATGGGAACCCTTCAGAATCTGATTGAAACAGGACAGAACATGTTTTTTATGGTGATGCTGGTAGCCCTATTTGTGGGGGGCCTGGGCACTATGAATATTATGCTGATGTCGGTGTTTGAACGTACCCGGGAAATAGGGATGATGAAGGCGGTAGGAGCTTCTGGAAGTAAGATTTTTCAAATGTTTATTTTAGAGGGAGTTTTGATATGTCTGGCCGGCGGAATATTGGGAGCAGCAGCAGGATGGGTAATATCACTTATGGGCAATTTTATATTGGATCAATTTGTGTCTGTTGTGCCCTCCCATTGGACAGCGCAAGTATCATGGTATATTTTGGGAGTATCCATAGGTTTTCCCCTTTTGGTAGGAGTGCTAGCTGCATTATACCCGGCAATTCGGGCCTCGTCCTTAGACCCTATGGAAGCACTGAGAAGCCAGTGA
- a CDS encoding RrF2 family transcriptional regulator, whose translation MKLSTKGRYGLRAMLEIAAHMGYGPLAMHIIAEKQGISERYLEQLLIPLKRTGMIKSVRGSQGGYILKRAPEDITVGDIIRVLEGPIAPVDCVSELDPEACSRWELCVTRKIWTEVRDSVSSVLDSYTLADLVQESRKL comes from the coding sequence ATGAAACTGTCGACCAAGGGAAGGTATGGACTTCGAGCCATGTTGGAGATAGCTGCTCACATGGGGTACGGTCCGTTAGCCATGCATATCATAGCTGAGAAACAAGGGATTTCTGAGCGTTACCTGGAACAGCTTTTGATTCCTCTGAAAAGGACGGGGATGATTAAGAGTGTCAGGGGTTCTCAAGGGGGATATATATTAAAGAGAGCTCCGGAAGATATTACTGTAGGGGATATTATCCGGGTATTGGAGGGGCCCATTGCTCCTGTGGATTGTGTAAGTGAGTTGGACCCGGAGGCATGCAGTCGATGGGAACTCTGTGTGACTCGTAAAATTTGGACCGAGGTAAGGGATTCTGTTTCCAGTGTTTTAGATTCTTATACTCTGGCGGATCTGGTTCAGGAGTCCCGGAAGTTATAA
- the metA gene encoding homoserine O-acetyltransferase MetA, with protein sequence MPIKVPDNLPAVEILQKENIFVMTEKRAFNQDIRELHIIILNLMPVKMVTETQILRLLGNSPLQMDIYFLMIEGHISKNTPQEHLFRFYKTFDQLKGQKFDGMVITGAPVEHLKYEEIDYWRELQEIMDWTLTNVYSTLHICMGAQAGLYHHYGIPKYPLDAKMFGVFPHSACREKVPLLRGFDDVFYAPHSRYTEVRRQDIENVPKLEILAESPEAGVYIVAAGDGRQVFVTGHSEYDPMTLKDEYIRDCSKGLKIDIPKNYFPGDNPQKTPVVYWRSHANLLFANWLNYHVYQETPYNLDQLHKIHIK encoded by the coding sequence ATGCCCATCAAAGTACCCGATAATCTTCCTGCTGTGGAAATACTGCAAAAGGAAAACATTTTCGTAATGACGGAAAAACGGGCTTTCAACCAGGATATTAGAGAGCTTCATATTATAATCTTAAACTTGATGCCTGTGAAAATGGTTACTGAGACACAAATCTTGCGTCTATTGGGAAACTCCCCGCTGCAGATGGATATTTATTTTCTCATGATAGAGGGGCATATTTCTAAAAATACTCCTCAGGAGCATCTTTTTAGGTTCTATAAAACCTTTGACCAGCTGAAGGGACAAAAGTTTGACGGTATGGTGATTACCGGGGCTCCTGTGGAACATCTAAAATATGAGGAGATTGACTACTGGAGAGAACTTCAGGAAATAATGGATTGGACTTTAACCAATGTATATTCCACTTTACATATCTGTATGGGGGCCCAGGCAGGATTGTATCATCATTATGGCATTCCTAAGTATCCTCTGGATGCCAAGATGTTTGGGGTTTTTCCCCACTCTGCCTGTCGGGAAAAGGTGCCTCTACTTCGGGGCTTCGACGACGTGTTTTATGCCCCCCACTCTCGATATACCGAGGTGAGGAGACAGGACATCGAAAATGTGCCGAAGCTTGAAATATTGGCAGAATCCCCAGAGGCTGGAGTATATATTGTGGCCGCGGGGGATGGGCGTCAGGTTTTTGTTACAGGACACTCGGAATATGACCCAATGACGTTGAAGGATGAGTACATAAGGGATTGCAGTAAAGGATTAAAAATTGATATACCAAAAAACTATTTTCCCGGGGATAATCCTCAAAAAACTCCGGTGGTGTACTGGAGAAGCCATGCTAATCTCTTGTTTGCAAACTGGTTGAACTATCATGTTTATCAGGAAACCCCTTATAATCTAGACCAACTGCATAAAATCCATATTAAATAA